A genomic stretch from Lathyrus oleraceus cultivar Zhongwan6 chromosome 2, CAAS_Psat_ZW6_1.0, whole genome shotgun sequence includes:
- the LOC127122962 gene encoding uncharacterized protein LOC127122962 gives MDEIQQQQVVMQGEIDSIKGKVDQILEAMLIMDRREEEIRNFVTDWNDVLVQRPVPHPRPTVLVPNHVIYGLPPGFTPPFDGVITHLIHTFRVTDGVDTQGSFVVNQIHIPRIDEKLHDEYEMQNYHGVTLVVNPATAQDSEVILICRSFVEKLRVIEGHNTTSLSDLEICRVSDVVIPPKVKAPEFEKYEGLRCANIHLKMYCRKMVAYARDEKIMIHCIQDSLNGESLDWYVKLEHNNIHTWVELAEAFAKQ, from the coding sequence ATGGATGAaattcaacaacaacaagttGTGATGCAAGGAGAAATTGACTCTATCAAAGGAAAAGTCGATCAGATTCTCGAGGCGATGTTGATTATGGATAGAAGGGAAGAGGAGATTCGTAATTTCGTTACTGATTGGAATGATGTTTTGGTCCAAAGGCCGGTTCCACATCCAAGACCTACGGTTCTAGTTCCCAATCATGTGATCTATGGCCTTCCTCCAGGATTTACTCCTCCATTTGATGGAGTTATTACTCACCTGATACATACCTTTAGGGTCACTGATGGAGTTGATACACAAGGGTCGTTTGTTGTTAATCAAATCCACATTCCTCGTATTGATGAGAAGCTCCATGATGAGTACGAAATGCAAAATTATCATGGTGTTACTCTGGTGGTTAATCCTGCTACTGCTCAGGATTCAGAAGTTATCCTAATCTGTCGTTCCTTTGTAGAAAAACTGAGGGTCATAGAGGGGCATAACACAACCAGCTTGAGTGATTTAGAAATCTGTCGAGTGTCAGATGTGGTGATCCCTCCTAAGGTCAAAGCGCCAGAATTTGAGAAGTATGAGGGCCTTAGATGTGCTAATATCCATCTGAAGATGTATTgccgaaagatggttgcatatGCCCGAGACGAAAAAATCATGATTCATTGTATCCAGGATAGCCTGAATGGAGAGTCTCTGGATTGGTATGTGAAATTGGAGCACAACAACATTCATACATGGGTTGAGTTGGCTGAAGCATTCGCGAAGCAATAA